Below is a window of Mucilaginibacter ginkgonis DNA.
TGCTTAAACCCCTCAAAAAATCTATTTTTGCGCTCCACACGCAGAAAAGATAAATGAAAGTATTAAAATTTGGCGGCACATCTGTAGGTAGTCCCGAGCGGATGAAAAAGCTGTTGGATATTGTTGACGCTAATGAGCGCCAGATAGTGGTATTGTCGGCTGTATCCGGCACCACAAACAGTTTAGTAGAAATAGGCCAGGCTTATCTGGCCGGCGATAAACCTAAGGCTGCTGCATTAGTTGCGGCGCTTAAAGCCAAGTATCAAGTTTTTATTGCCGAACTACTTTCAAAACCCGAATTTTTAGAAAGAGCTGAAGAAGTGATCGACTATCACTTCGGTTTGCTGGACATGCTGGCAAACGACCTGTTCACGCCGATAGAAGATAAGATCGTTTTGGCGCAGGGCGAGTTGCTGTCAACAACATTATACCATGTTTATTTACAGGAAATTGGCGTTCCATCGGTGCTGTTGCCTGCCTTAGAATTTATGAGGGTTGACGAAGACCACGAACCTATTGTTGATTTTATTACAGATCATATTACCCCATTGTTAGACAAACACCCTGACAATAAACTTTTTATTACACAAGGTTATATCTGTAAAAACGCGTTTGGTGAAATAGATAATCTGCGCCGCGGCGGCAGTGATTATACCGCTTCTTTAATAGGCGCCGCTATCCGCAGCGAGGAAGTGCAGATATGGACGGATATTGACGGCATGCACAACAATGACCCACGTATTGTTAAAGGCACGACACCTATCAGCCAGCTTTCTTTTGATGAAGCAGCCGAACTTGCGTATTTCGGCGCCAAAATATTGCACCCGCAAAGTGTGTTCCCGGCGCAGAAATACAAGATACCTGTACGCTTGCTTAACACCATGGACCCAAAAGCCAATGGTACATTGATCACTACTGATAGCGAAAAGAACAAGATCAAATCGATTGCGGCGAAGGATGATATCACCGCCATAAAGATCCAGTCGAGCCGGATGCTGTTGGCTTACGGTTTTTTACGCCGTGTATTCGAGGTGTTTGAACGGTATAAAACCTCTATCGATATGATCACCACATCGGAAGTGGCGGTGACGTTGACCATAGACGATACATCAAAACTAGGCGAGATCATCAAAGAACTAAACAAGTTTGGCACCGTAGAGGTGGATGTAAATCATACCATTATTTGCGTAGTAGGCGACTTTGGCGCAGAACAGCATGGCTATGCGGCAAGAGTACTAGAGGCCGTGAAGCATATCCCTGTACGCATGATCTCTTACGGCGGCAGCGATCATAACTTATCGTTGCTAGTACGTACCGAAGAAAAAGTAGAAGCACTTAGAAGTTTACATAGCAGGTTATTTTAAAGATGTTCACTCAGGATACAATCAACCGCTTAAAGTCGGCAGAAACCCCATTTTACTATTACGACCTGCAATTGCTGGATGATACCTTAAAGACTTGCAGAACAGCTGCCGACCAATATGGCTACCACGTTCATTATGCATTGAAAGCCAACTTTAATCCCAAAGTGCTGCAAGCTATACAATCGGTAGGTTTTGGTGCGGACTGCGTGAGCGGTAATGAGGTTAAAGCGTCAATTCAATATGGTTTTAGTAAGGATAAGGTTGTATTTGCGGGGGTTGGCAAAACAGACCGCGAAATAAACGCGGCTTTGGACCTGGACATTTTCTGTTTCAATGTAGAATCAGTACAGGAGCTATTGGTGATTAATGACCTGGCAGGGGCAAAAGGTAAAAAAGCGAATGTCGCCATACGTATAAACCCAAATGTCGATGCGCACACGCACCATTTCATTACTACGGGATTAGAAGAAAATAAATTCGGCGTAAACGTTTGGCAATTGCCCGATGTAGCCTTTACACTGCGCAATTGTGCCAACCTGAATTTAATAGGCATACATTTTCATATCGGTTCACAAATTACAGACCTGGATGCATTTAAAAACCTTTGCACACGCGTAAATGAGCTTAGCGACTGGTTTGCGGAACAAGGCTTCAATATCAAAGTGCTGAACGTTGGTGGTGGTCTGGGCGTAAACTATCATTCGCCCGACGAGGATAACATTGCCAACTTCGCCGCATACTTTAAAGTATTTAATGATTTTCTGCAAGTTAAGGCTGGTCAGGAAGTACACTTTGAATTAGGCCGTGCACTGGTTGCTCAGTGCGCCTCGCTGATCGCAAGCGTGTTGTACGTTAAAAATGGAAAGAAGAAAAACTTTTTAGTACTCGACGCCGGAATGACAGAGCTGATTCGCCCGATGCTTTATCAGGCATACCACCAGATAGAAAACTTGAGCCAGCAACTAATCACAACTCACAACTCACAATTCACTAACTATGATGTAGTTGGCCCCATTTGTGAAAGTACCGACTGTTTTAGAAAAGACGTGGAACTGCCTGAGTCGGTGCGCGGTGATCTGATCGCCATCCGCACCGCTGGTGCCTACGGTGAAGTAATGGCTTCGCACTATAACCTGCGCGACCAGGTACAAAGTGTTTACAGCGAATAAAAGAGGCTAAGCTCAGCCTTTTTTGAACTTATCGCTCAAGGCTTTAAGCATATCGTCGTTAACCGGTTTCGCGGGCTCTTCCTTCTTTCTGTACTGCTGCTGGTTCTGGTTATTTGGCCTATAGTTGTTTTGTCCGGCAGGCCTTTGCTGCTGCGGCCTTTGCTGCTGATTATTCTGCTGCGGTTTTTGTTGCGGTGCCGGTGTGCCTTCTGCTGATTGCGCTACGGGTTTTGGTCTTGCCGCCTGGCGTTTATCATTCCAGCGTTTGTATATCTGCTCTAATTTGCGCTTGGTGTATAACGGGAAATCGCCCTGCATCATCCACGAGTAGTAGCTAGGCTCAACGTCAAATACCGCCTCAACTGTTTTGCCCTTGTGCTTGCCAAAGTTAAAGGTCTCTTCACCCTCGGCGTTAAAAACCATGCGGCCCGCGAAATCAACCGGTTTATTGATGTTTGTAAACGTGTGCAAGCCGGCAACGTCGCTTACCACAGGTGTACTCTTATTTCCCTGGCGGTCTTCAAATTCCGTATTTTCATAACGCTCTATTTGGGCAAGTAACACTTCCATAGTCGCCCGGGTATCGGCTTCGGCACTATGGGCGTTTATCAAGTCTTTATTTAAGTAAAATTTATATGCTGCCTTTAATGTGCGTTGCTCCATCTGGTGGAAAATATTCTGCACATCAACCAAATGGCGGTTTTCCAAATCAAAGGCATGGCCCGCACGCAGAAATTCTTCCATCAGCATGGGCACATCAAACTTGTTAGAGTTAAAGCCTGCCAGATCCGCGTCGCCAATAAAATCTGCAATATCAACCGCTAACGCGTGAAATAAAGGCGATTCCTGCACATGCTCATCATAGATGCCATGTATCAGGGACGTTTCTATGGGTATTGGCATACCCGGATTTATACGCCAGCTTTTTACTTCTTCGCTGCCATCAAGGTTTAACTTTATAATCGCGATCTCTACGATCTTGTCAGCGCCTATATTGGTTCCCGTTGCCTCAATGTCGAAAAATGCCAGCGGGCGGTTAAGTTTCAGTTTCATCTGTCAAAATAGATATCGGGCAAAAATAGGATTAAAGCCGCACATTAAAATTAAAAGTTGCTGCGTGCTGTTTAAAAGTGTTATATTAAATCCATCAACCAGTACTGACCCCATGGACATCACAGAAGAACAGCAAGAAATAAAAAAGGAGTTTCAGCTGGAGCGCGTTATCCTTTTCAGCGATGCCATTTTCGCGATCATCGTAACGATAATGGTGATTGATATCAAGCTGCCCGAAGAAGCACGCAACCTTGCGAATAGCGAAATACCTCATGAATTTCTGCGGCTATTTATCAAACTAATGGCTTATGCTGCCAGTTTTTTCCTTGTAGCCAACTTTTGGATGCGGCACTTAAAGATATTCAGCTTTTTGCGCGATTACAATAAAGGCCTGGTAATCTTTAATTTGTTATTTTTATTCGCCGTGTCGTTGTTCCCGTTTGCGGTGAGTCTCATAACAGGTTCATTTAAAATGCACTCGCCCATATTTACCTGGGGAGTAAACATATACATTGGTGTTATTTTGTCTTCATTAATGACCCAAACTTTGCTAACCTGGTACATGGTAACCAACAAAGCCAAATTGTGTATCAACAATAACAATATAGACCGGATACTACAATGGAAGGCACAGCGTGTAAACCTGTACCTGGTGCCATTTATAGGTTTATTAGTCCTGTTCTTTAACTATTTTGATATGCAGCCCATTTTCTCTCTATATTCTGCAGCACTTATCGGTGTAGTGAATGCGCGGTTAAGAAGGGTTTACTATCCCAAGATAAAAACTAAATCTGATTAGCTGTTATTGCCCGGCCGCAGTATAATCTCCCGGAATAATAGATCCTG
It encodes the following:
- a CDS encoding aspartate kinase; translated protein: MKVLKFGGTSVGSPERMKKLLDIVDANERQIVVLSAVSGTTNSLVEIGQAYLAGDKPKAAALVAALKAKYQVFIAELLSKPEFLERAEEVIDYHFGLLDMLANDLFTPIEDKIVLAQGELLSTTLYHVYLQEIGVPSVLLPALEFMRVDEDHEPIVDFITDHITPLLDKHPDNKLFITQGYICKNAFGEIDNLRRGGSDYTASLIGAAIRSEEVQIWTDIDGMHNNDPRIVKGTTPISQLSFDEAAELAYFGAKILHPQSVFPAQKYKIPVRLLNTMDPKANGTLITTDSEKNKIKSIAAKDDITAIKIQSSRMLLAYGFLRRVFEVFERYKTSIDMITTSEVAVTLTIDDTSKLGEIIKELNKFGTVEVDVNHTIICVVGDFGAEQHGYAARVLEAVKHIPVRMISYGGSDHNLSLLVRTEEKVEALRSLHSRLF
- the lysA gene encoding diaminopimelate decarboxylase, which produces MFTQDTINRLKSAETPFYYYDLQLLDDTLKTCRTAADQYGYHVHYALKANFNPKVLQAIQSVGFGADCVSGNEVKASIQYGFSKDKVVFAGVGKTDREINAALDLDIFCFNVESVQELLVINDLAGAKGKKANVAIRINPNVDAHTHHFITTGLEENKFGVNVWQLPDVAFTLRNCANLNLIGIHFHIGSQITDLDAFKNLCTRVNELSDWFAEQGFNIKVLNVGGGLGVNYHSPDEDNIANFAAYFKVFNDFLQVKAGQEVHFELGRALVAQCASLIASVLYVKNGKKKNFLVLDAGMTELIRPMLYQAYHQIENLSQQLITTHNSQFTNYDVVGPICESTDCFRKDVELPESVRGDLIAIRTAGAYGEVMASHYNLRDQVQSVYSE
- a CDS encoding 3'-5' exonuclease, which codes for MKLKLNRPLAFFDIEATGTNIGADKIVEIAIIKLNLDGSEEVKSWRINPGMPIPIETSLIHGIYDEHVQESPLFHALAVDIADFIGDADLAGFNSNKFDVPMLMEEFLRAGHAFDLENRHLVDVQNIFHQMEQRTLKAAYKFYLNKDLINAHSAEADTRATMEVLLAQIERYENTEFEDRQGNKSTPVVSDVAGLHTFTNINKPVDFAGRMVFNAEGEETFNFGKHKGKTVEAVFDVEPSYYSWMMQGDFPLYTKRKLEQIYKRWNDKRQAARPKPVAQSAEGTPAPQQKPQQNNQQQRPQQQRPAGQNNYRPNNQNQQQYRKKEEPAKPVNDDMLKALSDKFKKG
- a CDS encoding TMEM175 family protein; the encoded protein is MDITEEQQEIKKEFQLERVILFSDAIFAIIVTIMVIDIKLPEEARNLANSEIPHEFLRLFIKLMAYAASFFLVANFWMRHLKIFSFLRDYNKGLVIFNLLFLFAVSLFPFAVSLITGSFKMHSPIFTWGVNIYIGVILSSLMTQTLLTWYMVTNKAKLCINNNNIDRILQWKAQRVNLYLVPFIGLLVLFFNYFDMQPIFSLYSAALIGVVNARLRRVYYPKIKTKSD